A genomic stretch from Dermochelys coriacea isolate rDerCor1 chromosome 24, rDerCor1.pri.v4, whole genome shotgun sequence includes:
- the GABPB2 gene encoding GA-binding protein subunit beta-2 isoform X3, with the protein MSLVDLGKRLLEAARKGQDDEVRTLMANGAPFTTDWLGTSPLHLAAQYGHYSTAEVLLRAGVSRDARTKVDRTPLHMAAADGHTHIVELLIRNGADVNAKDMLKMTALHWATEHNHRDVVELLIKYGADVHAFSKFDKSAFDIALDKNNAETLVMLQEAMQNQVNMNPERSNPVTNTVTVASPFILASGDVLNLASFVSSANTKTTSGDSRVSTVQFSNSTTSVLATLAALAEASAPLSNSNRSTTNTEEIVEANSVDSAIQQVVGSGGQRVITIVTDGVPLGSLQTAIPTSGISQPFLVTMQDGQQVLTVPAGQVAEETVIEEEEEDDDVEEEEHPPVKKQKVDPNVNDLEENQVIEKPKRRSTTVKHLPLSQCGAATACMTLYLGIEPHPRSPKWAY; encoded by the exons ATGTCGTTAGTGGACCTCGGAAAGAGGTTGCTAGAAGCAGCTCGCAAAGGGCAAGATGATGAAGTTAGAACATTAATGGCAAATGGTGCCCCTTTCACCACTGACTGG cTCGGGACATCACCTCTTCACCTTGcggcccagtatggccattattcgACAGCGGAAGTGCTGCTTCGAGCAGGTGTTAGCAGAGATGCTCGAACCAAAGTGGACAGGACACCATTGCATATGGCTGCAGCTGATGGACATACACATATTGTAGAACTGCTGATTAGG AATGGTGCTGATGTAAATGCCAAGGACATGTTAAAGATGACTGCCTTGCACTGGGCAACAGAGCACAACCATCGCGATGTTGTAGAGTTGCTTATAAAGTATGGAGCTGATGTTCACGCTTTCAGCAAATTTGATAAATCAGCCTTTGATATAGCCCTGGACAAGAACAATGCAGAGACTCTGGTAATGCTGCAG GAGGCAATGCAGAATCAGGTGAACATGAATCCAGAGAGATCAAATCCTGTCACAAATACAGTGACTGTTGCCTCACCATTTATCCTTGCATCAGGGGACGTTCTCAATCTTGCTAGTTTTGTTTCTTCAGCAAACACCAAAACAACCTCAG GTGATTCCCGTGTCTCTACAGTGCAGTTTTCAAACTCAACAACCTCTGTGCTTGCCACGCTTGCAGCCCTCGCTGAAGCATCTGCTCCCCTTTCCAATTCAAACAGATCTACAA CTAACACAGAGGAAATAGTGGAAGCAAATTCTGTAGATTCTGCAATACAGCAGGTGGTTGGTAGTGGAGGCCAACGAGTCATTACGATAGTAACAGATGGCGTTCCACTGGGCAGTCTCCAAACAGCCATTCCTACTAGTGGTATCAGCCAGCCGTTTTTAGTGACCATGCAAGATGGACAGCAAG TTCTAACTGTACCTGCTGGTCAGGTTGCAGAAGAGACTgttattgaagaagaagaagaagatgatgatgtAGAAGAGGAAGAACATCCACCAGTGAAGAAGCAAAAAGTTGACCCAAATGTAAATGATTTGGAGGAAAACCAG GTGATAGAGAAACCCAAGAGAAGAAGCACTACTGTAAAGCACCTGCCTTTGTCCCAGTGTGGTGCTGCCACAGCCTGCATGACTCTTTACCTTGGGATTGAACCTCACCCCAGAAGTCCCAAATG GGCCTACTGA
- the GABPB2 gene encoding GA-binding protein subunit beta-2 isoform X2 → MSLVDLGKRLLEAARKGQDDEVRTLMANGAPFTTDWLGTSPLHLAAQYGHYSTAEVLLRAGVSRDARTKVDRTPLHMAAADGHTHIVELLIRNGADVNAKDMLKMTALHWATEHNHRDVVELLIKYGADVHAFSKFDKSAFDIALDKNNAETLVMLQEAMQNQVNMNPERSNPVTNTVTVASPFILASGDVLNLASFVSSANTKTTSGDSRVSTVQFSNSTTSVLATLAALAEASAPLSNSNRSTTNTEEIVEANSVDSAIQQVVGSGGQRVITIVTDGVPLGSLQTAIPTSGISQPFLVTMQDGQQVLTVPAGQVAEETVIEEEEEDDDVEEEEHPPVKKQKVDPNVNDLEENQVIEKPKRRSTTVKHLPLSQCGAATACMTLYLGIEPHPRSPKCPSKWRRTCSGTGPAGSGSSGQSKDPGR, encoded by the exons ATGTCGTTAGTGGACCTCGGAAAGAGGTTGCTAGAAGCAGCTCGCAAAGGGCAAGATGATGAAGTTAGAACATTAATGGCAAATGGTGCCCCTTTCACCACTGACTGG cTCGGGACATCACCTCTTCACCTTGcggcccagtatggccattattcgACAGCGGAAGTGCTGCTTCGAGCAGGTGTTAGCAGAGATGCTCGAACCAAAGTGGACAGGACACCATTGCATATGGCTGCAGCTGATGGACATACACATATTGTAGAACTGCTGATTAGG AATGGTGCTGATGTAAATGCCAAGGACATGTTAAAGATGACTGCCTTGCACTGGGCAACAGAGCACAACCATCGCGATGTTGTAGAGTTGCTTATAAAGTATGGAGCTGATGTTCACGCTTTCAGCAAATTTGATAAATCAGCCTTTGATATAGCCCTGGACAAGAACAATGCAGAGACTCTGGTAATGCTGCAG GAGGCAATGCAGAATCAGGTGAACATGAATCCAGAGAGATCAAATCCTGTCACAAATACAGTGACTGTTGCCTCACCATTTATCCTTGCATCAGGGGACGTTCTCAATCTTGCTAGTTTTGTTTCTTCAGCAAACACCAAAACAACCTCAG GTGATTCCCGTGTCTCTACAGTGCAGTTTTCAAACTCAACAACCTCTGTGCTTGCCACGCTTGCAGCCCTCGCTGAAGCATCTGCTCCCCTTTCCAATTCAAACAGATCTACAA CTAACACAGAGGAAATAGTGGAAGCAAATTCTGTAGATTCTGCAATACAGCAGGTGGTTGGTAGTGGAGGCCAACGAGTCATTACGATAGTAACAGATGGCGTTCCACTGGGCAGTCTCCAAACAGCCATTCCTACTAGTGGTATCAGCCAGCCGTTTTTAGTGACCATGCAAGATGGACAGCAAG TTCTAACTGTACCTGCTGGTCAGGTTGCAGAAGAGACTgttattgaagaagaagaagaagatgatgatgtAGAAGAGGAAGAACATCCACCAGTGAAGAAGCAAAAAGTTGACCCAAATGTAAATGATTTGGAGGAAAACCAG GTGATAGAGAAACCCAAGAGAAGAAGCACTACTGTAAAGCACCTGCCTTTGTCCCAGTGTGGTGCTGCCACAGCCTGCATGACTCTTTACCTTGGGATTGAACCTCACCCCAGAAGTCCCAAATG
- the GABPB2 gene encoding GA-binding protein subunit beta-2 isoform X4 has protein sequence MSLVDLGKRLLEAARKGQDDEVRTLMANGAPFTTDWLGTSPLHLAAQYGHYSTAEVLLRAGVSRDARTKVDRTPLHMAAADGHTHIVELLIRNGADVNAKDMLKMTALHWATEHNHRDVVELLIKYGADVHAFSKFDKSAFDIALDKNNAETLVMLQEAMQNQVNMNPERSNPVTNTVTVASPFILASGDVLNLASFVSSANTKTTSGDSRVSTVQFSNSTTSVLATLAALAEASAPLSNSNRSTTNTEEIVEANSVDSAIQQVVGSGGQRVITIVTDGVPLGSLQTAIPTSGISQPFLVTMQDGQQVLTVPAGQVAEETVIEEEEEDDDVEEEEHPPVKKQKVDPNVNDLEENQVIEKPKRRSTTVKHLPLSQCGAATACMTLYLGIEPHPRSPK, from the exons ATGTCGTTAGTGGACCTCGGAAAGAGGTTGCTAGAAGCAGCTCGCAAAGGGCAAGATGATGAAGTTAGAACATTAATGGCAAATGGTGCCCCTTTCACCACTGACTGG cTCGGGACATCACCTCTTCACCTTGcggcccagtatggccattattcgACAGCGGAAGTGCTGCTTCGAGCAGGTGTTAGCAGAGATGCTCGAACCAAAGTGGACAGGACACCATTGCATATGGCTGCAGCTGATGGACATACACATATTGTAGAACTGCTGATTAGG AATGGTGCTGATGTAAATGCCAAGGACATGTTAAAGATGACTGCCTTGCACTGGGCAACAGAGCACAACCATCGCGATGTTGTAGAGTTGCTTATAAAGTATGGAGCTGATGTTCACGCTTTCAGCAAATTTGATAAATCAGCCTTTGATATAGCCCTGGACAAGAACAATGCAGAGACTCTGGTAATGCTGCAG GAGGCAATGCAGAATCAGGTGAACATGAATCCAGAGAGATCAAATCCTGTCACAAATACAGTGACTGTTGCCTCACCATTTATCCTTGCATCAGGGGACGTTCTCAATCTTGCTAGTTTTGTTTCTTCAGCAAACACCAAAACAACCTCAG GTGATTCCCGTGTCTCTACAGTGCAGTTTTCAAACTCAACAACCTCTGTGCTTGCCACGCTTGCAGCCCTCGCTGAAGCATCTGCTCCCCTTTCCAATTCAAACAGATCTACAA CTAACACAGAGGAAATAGTGGAAGCAAATTCTGTAGATTCTGCAATACAGCAGGTGGTTGGTAGTGGAGGCCAACGAGTCATTACGATAGTAACAGATGGCGTTCCACTGGGCAGTCTCCAAACAGCCATTCCTACTAGTGGTATCAGCCAGCCGTTTTTAGTGACCATGCAAGATGGACAGCAAG TTCTAACTGTACCTGCTGGTCAGGTTGCAGAAGAGACTgttattgaagaagaagaagaagatgatgatgtAGAAGAGGAAGAACATCCACCAGTGAAGAAGCAAAAAGTTGACCCAAATGTAAATGATTTGGAGGAAAACCAG GTGATAGAGAAACCCAAGAGAAGAAGCACTACTGTAAAGCACCTGCCTTTGTCCCAGTGTGGTGCTGCCACAGCCTGCATGACTCTTTACCTTGGGATTGAACCTCACCCCAGAAGTCCCAAATG
- the GABPB2 gene encoding GA-binding protein subunit beta-2 isoform X5 produces MSLVDLGKRLLEAARKGQDDEVRTLMANGAPFTTDWLGTSPLHLAAQYGHYSTAEVLLRAGVSRDARTKVDRTPLHMAAADGHTHIVELLIRNGADVNAKDMLKMTALHWATEHNHRDVVELLIKYGADVHAFSKFDKSAFDIALDKNNAETLVMLQEAMQNQVNMNPERSNPVTNTVTVASPFILASGDVLNLASFVSSANTKTTSGDSRVSTVQFSNSTTSVLATLAALAEASAPLSNSNRSTTNTEEIVEANSVDSAIQQVVGSGGQRVITIVTDGVPLGSLQTAIPTSGISQPFLVTMQDGQQVLTVPAGQVAEETVIEEEEEDDDVEEEEHPPVKKQKVDPNVNDLEENQTHRVKKLPLCCQLQAWRLYFKVRDVYQMQNCLSFLVQD; encoded by the exons ATGTCGTTAGTGGACCTCGGAAAGAGGTTGCTAGAAGCAGCTCGCAAAGGGCAAGATGATGAAGTTAGAACATTAATGGCAAATGGTGCCCCTTTCACCACTGACTGG cTCGGGACATCACCTCTTCACCTTGcggcccagtatggccattattcgACAGCGGAAGTGCTGCTTCGAGCAGGTGTTAGCAGAGATGCTCGAACCAAAGTGGACAGGACACCATTGCATATGGCTGCAGCTGATGGACATACACATATTGTAGAACTGCTGATTAGG AATGGTGCTGATGTAAATGCCAAGGACATGTTAAAGATGACTGCCTTGCACTGGGCAACAGAGCACAACCATCGCGATGTTGTAGAGTTGCTTATAAAGTATGGAGCTGATGTTCACGCTTTCAGCAAATTTGATAAATCAGCCTTTGATATAGCCCTGGACAAGAACAATGCAGAGACTCTGGTAATGCTGCAG GAGGCAATGCAGAATCAGGTGAACATGAATCCAGAGAGATCAAATCCTGTCACAAATACAGTGACTGTTGCCTCACCATTTATCCTTGCATCAGGGGACGTTCTCAATCTTGCTAGTTTTGTTTCTTCAGCAAACACCAAAACAACCTCAG GTGATTCCCGTGTCTCTACAGTGCAGTTTTCAAACTCAACAACCTCTGTGCTTGCCACGCTTGCAGCCCTCGCTGAAGCATCTGCTCCCCTTTCCAATTCAAACAGATCTACAA CTAACACAGAGGAAATAGTGGAAGCAAATTCTGTAGATTCTGCAATACAGCAGGTGGTTGGTAGTGGAGGCCAACGAGTCATTACGATAGTAACAGATGGCGTTCCACTGGGCAGTCTCCAAACAGCCATTCCTACTAGTGGTATCAGCCAGCCGTTTTTAGTGACCATGCAAGATGGACAGCAAG TTCTAACTGTACCTGCTGGTCAGGTTGCAGAAGAGACTgttattgaagaagaagaagaagatgatgatgtAGAAGAGGAAGAACATCCACCAGTGAAGAAGCAAAAAGTTGACCCAAATGTAAATGATTTGGAGGAAAACCAG ACCCATAGAGTAAAGAAGTTACCTCTGTGTTGCCAGTTGCAGGCTTGGAGATTGTATTTTAAAGTGAGAGACGTGTATCAAATGCAGAACTGTCTGTCTTTTCTGGTACAGGACTGA
- the GABPB2 gene encoding GA-binding protein subunit beta-2 isoform X1 translates to MSLVDLGKRLLEAARKGQDDEVRTLMANGAPFTTDWLGTSPLHLAAQYGHYSTAEVLLRAGVSRDARTKVDRTPLHMAAADGHTHIVELLIRNGADVNAKDMLKMTALHWATEHNHRDVVELLIKYGADVHAFSKFDKSAFDIALDKNNAETLVMLQEAMQNQVNMNPERSNPVTNTVTVASPFILASGDVLNLASFVSSANTKTTSGDSRVSTVQFSNSTTSVLATLAALAEASAPLSNSNRSTTNTEEIVEANSVDSAIQQVVGSGGQRVITIVTDGVPLGSLQTAIPTSGISQPFLVTMQDGQQVLTVPAGQVAEETVIEEEEEDDDVEEEEHPPVKKQKVDPNVNDLEENQDNNEREALQQQLQEANRKAQEYRSQLMKKEQEAEQYRLKLEAMARQQPNGAELTVVEEVAEVDAVVVSSEEMEGSAATVVETEQPTDIAVETVTA, encoded by the exons ATGTCGTTAGTGGACCTCGGAAAGAGGTTGCTAGAAGCAGCTCGCAAAGGGCAAGATGATGAAGTTAGAACATTAATGGCAAATGGTGCCCCTTTCACCACTGACTGG cTCGGGACATCACCTCTTCACCTTGcggcccagtatggccattattcgACAGCGGAAGTGCTGCTTCGAGCAGGTGTTAGCAGAGATGCTCGAACCAAAGTGGACAGGACACCATTGCATATGGCTGCAGCTGATGGACATACACATATTGTAGAACTGCTGATTAGG AATGGTGCTGATGTAAATGCCAAGGACATGTTAAAGATGACTGCCTTGCACTGGGCAACAGAGCACAACCATCGCGATGTTGTAGAGTTGCTTATAAAGTATGGAGCTGATGTTCACGCTTTCAGCAAATTTGATAAATCAGCCTTTGATATAGCCCTGGACAAGAACAATGCAGAGACTCTGGTAATGCTGCAG GAGGCAATGCAGAATCAGGTGAACATGAATCCAGAGAGATCAAATCCTGTCACAAATACAGTGACTGTTGCCTCACCATTTATCCTTGCATCAGGGGACGTTCTCAATCTTGCTAGTTTTGTTTCTTCAGCAAACACCAAAACAACCTCAG GTGATTCCCGTGTCTCTACAGTGCAGTTTTCAAACTCAACAACCTCTGTGCTTGCCACGCTTGCAGCCCTCGCTGAAGCATCTGCTCCCCTTTCCAATTCAAACAGATCTACAA CTAACACAGAGGAAATAGTGGAAGCAAATTCTGTAGATTCTGCAATACAGCAGGTGGTTGGTAGTGGAGGCCAACGAGTCATTACGATAGTAACAGATGGCGTTCCACTGGGCAGTCTCCAAACAGCCATTCCTACTAGTGGTATCAGCCAGCCGTTTTTAGTGACCATGCAAGATGGACAGCAAG TTCTAACTGTACCTGCTGGTCAGGTTGCAGAAGAGACTgttattgaagaagaagaagaagatgatgatgtAGAAGAGGAAGAACATCCACCAGTGAAGAAGCAAAAAGTTGACCCAAATGTAAATGATTTGGAGGAAAACCAG GACAATAACGAAAGGGAAGCGTTACAGCAGCAGTTGCAAGAGGCAAACCGAAAGGCGCAAGAATATCGAAGCCAGCTAatgaagaaagaacaagaagcagAGCAATATCGGCTAAAGCTTGAAGCCATGGCAAGACAGCAGCCCAATGGTGCTGAGCTTACAGTGGTTGAAGAGGTTGCTGAGGTGGATGCAGTTGTGGTATCATCGGAGGAAATGGAAGGGTCTGCAGCCACTGTGGTGGAAACGGAGCAGCCTACTGACATTGCTGTGGAAACTGTAACGGCATAA
- the GABPB2 gene encoding GA-binding protein subunit beta-2 isoform X6 — MAAADGHTHIVELLIRNGADVNAKDMLKMTALHWATEHNHRDVVELLIKYGADVHAFSKFDKSAFDIALDKNNAETLVMLQEAMQNQVNMNPERSNPVTNTVTVASPFILASGDVLNLASFVSSANTKTTSGDSRVSTVQFSNSTTSVLATLAALAEASAPLSNSNRSTTNTEEIVEANSVDSAIQQVVGSGGQRVITIVTDGVPLGSLQTAIPTSGISQPFLVTMQDGQQVLTVPAGQVAEETVIEEEEEDDDVEEEEHPPVKKQKVDPNVNDLEENQDNNEREALQQQLQEANRKAQEYRSQLMKKEQEAEQYRLKLEAMARQQPNGAELTVVEEVAEVDAVVVSSEEMEGSAATVVETEQPTDIAVETVTA; from the exons ATGGCTGCAGCTGATGGACATACACATATTGTAGAACTGCTGATTAGG AATGGTGCTGATGTAAATGCCAAGGACATGTTAAAGATGACTGCCTTGCACTGGGCAACAGAGCACAACCATCGCGATGTTGTAGAGTTGCTTATAAAGTATGGAGCTGATGTTCACGCTTTCAGCAAATTTGATAAATCAGCCTTTGATATAGCCCTGGACAAGAACAATGCAGAGACTCTGGTAATGCTGCAG GAGGCAATGCAGAATCAGGTGAACATGAATCCAGAGAGATCAAATCCTGTCACAAATACAGTGACTGTTGCCTCACCATTTATCCTTGCATCAGGGGACGTTCTCAATCTTGCTAGTTTTGTTTCTTCAGCAAACACCAAAACAACCTCAG GTGATTCCCGTGTCTCTACAGTGCAGTTTTCAAACTCAACAACCTCTGTGCTTGCCACGCTTGCAGCCCTCGCTGAAGCATCTGCTCCCCTTTCCAATTCAAACAGATCTACAA CTAACACAGAGGAAATAGTGGAAGCAAATTCTGTAGATTCTGCAATACAGCAGGTGGTTGGTAGTGGAGGCCAACGAGTCATTACGATAGTAACAGATGGCGTTCCACTGGGCAGTCTCCAAACAGCCATTCCTACTAGTGGTATCAGCCAGCCGTTTTTAGTGACCATGCAAGATGGACAGCAAG TTCTAACTGTACCTGCTGGTCAGGTTGCAGAAGAGACTgttattgaagaagaagaagaagatgatgatgtAGAAGAGGAAGAACATCCACCAGTGAAGAAGCAAAAAGTTGACCCAAATGTAAATGATTTGGAGGAAAACCAG GACAATAACGAAAGGGAAGCGTTACAGCAGCAGTTGCAAGAGGCAAACCGAAAGGCGCAAGAATATCGAAGCCAGCTAatgaagaaagaacaagaagcagAGCAATATCGGCTAAAGCTTGAAGCCATGGCAAGACAGCAGCCCAATGGTGCTGAGCTTACAGTGGTTGAAGAGGTTGCTGAGGTGGATGCAGTTGTGGTATCATCGGAGGAAATGGAAGGGTCTGCAGCCACTGTGGTGGAAACGGAGCAGCCTACTGACATTGCTGTGGAAACTGTAACGGCATAA
- the GABPB2 gene encoding GA-binding protein subunit beta-2 isoform X7, with the protein MSLVDLGKRLLEAARKGQDDEVRTLMANGAPFTTDWLGTSPLHLAAQYGHYSTAEVLLRAGVSRDARTKVDRTPLHMAAADGHTHIVELLIRNGADVNAKDMLKMTALHWATEHNHRDVVELLIKYGADVHAFSKFDKSAFDIALDKNNAETLVMLQEAMQNQVNMNPERSNPVTNTVTVASPFILASGDVLNLASFVSSANTKTTSGDSRVSTVQFSNSTTSVLATLAALAEASAPLSNSNRSTTNTEEIVEANSVDSAIQQVVGSGGQRVITIVTDGVPLGSLQTAIPTSGISQPFLVTMQDGQQVLTVPAGQVAEETVIEEEEEDDDVEEEEHPPVKKQKVDPNVNDLEENQVKVPV; encoded by the exons ATGTCGTTAGTGGACCTCGGAAAGAGGTTGCTAGAAGCAGCTCGCAAAGGGCAAGATGATGAAGTTAGAACATTAATGGCAAATGGTGCCCCTTTCACCACTGACTGG cTCGGGACATCACCTCTTCACCTTGcggcccagtatggccattattcgACAGCGGAAGTGCTGCTTCGAGCAGGTGTTAGCAGAGATGCTCGAACCAAAGTGGACAGGACACCATTGCATATGGCTGCAGCTGATGGACATACACATATTGTAGAACTGCTGATTAGG AATGGTGCTGATGTAAATGCCAAGGACATGTTAAAGATGACTGCCTTGCACTGGGCAACAGAGCACAACCATCGCGATGTTGTAGAGTTGCTTATAAAGTATGGAGCTGATGTTCACGCTTTCAGCAAATTTGATAAATCAGCCTTTGATATAGCCCTGGACAAGAACAATGCAGAGACTCTGGTAATGCTGCAG GAGGCAATGCAGAATCAGGTGAACATGAATCCAGAGAGATCAAATCCTGTCACAAATACAGTGACTGTTGCCTCACCATTTATCCTTGCATCAGGGGACGTTCTCAATCTTGCTAGTTTTGTTTCTTCAGCAAACACCAAAACAACCTCAG GTGATTCCCGTGTCTCTACAGTGCAGTTTTCAAACTCAACAACCTCTGTGCTTGCCACGCTTGCAGCCCTCGCTGAAGCATCTGCTCCCCTTTCCAATTCAAACAGATCTACAA CTAACACAGAGGAAATAGTGGAAGCAAATTCTGTAGATTCTGCAATACAGCAGGTGGTTGGTAGTGGAGGCCAACGAGTCATTACGATAGTAACAGATGGCGTTCCACTGGGCAGTCTCCAAACAGCCATTCCTACTAGTGGTATCAGCCAGCCGTTTTTAGTGACCATGCAAGATGGACAGCAAG TTCTAACTGTACCTGCTGGTCAGGTTGCAGAAGAGACTgttattgaagaagaagaagaagatgatgatgtAGAAGAGGAAGAACATCCACCAGTGAAGAAGCAAAAAGTTGACCCAAATGTAAATGATTTGGAGGAAAACCAGGTAAAAGTTCCTGTTTAA
- the LOC119848052 gene encoding SLAM family member 9-like, producing the protein MNGILGEFVIFPRLNPGAFKSIIWHSPSPANAKAYVSQLYFITLAVITPGAPGALPHVSMEDERYRGRARLHNQSYSLEISNLMLADVGMYSWETASADSNIFCSYDLHIHKRLSELEIRIQSVMAGNGTCNVIFTCSAGEENETIKYIWTRPVGAPVFSIEESLLVQHRLGDKDSPVTCTAMNPVSNSSASASPKAACEGDARSIPPPRAHAAQTRPSLCLYS; encoded by the exons ATGAACGGAATTCTGGGAGAATTTGTCATTTTCCCTCGCCTCAATCCTGGAGCCTTCAAAAGCATCATCtggcacagcccctcccctgctaatgCTAAAGCCTATGTGTCACAGTTATACTTTATAACTTTAGCAGTTATCACCCCAGGGGCCCCTGGAGCGCTGCCCCACGTTTCAATGGAGGACGAGAGATATCGAGGGAGAGCAAGACTCCACAACCAGAGCTATTCGCTGGAGATCAGCAACCTGATGCTGGCAGACGTTGGCATGTACAGCTGGGAGACAGCAAGTGCAGATAGCAATATCTTCTGTAGCTATGACCTGCACATCCACA AGCGACTGTCGGAGCTGGAGATCAGGATCCAGTCTGTGATGGCTGGGAACGGCACCTGCAATGTGATCTTCACCTGCAGCGCTGGGGAGGAGAACGAGACCATCAAATACATCTGGACACGCCCAGTAGGGGCCCCTGTTTTCTCCATTGAGGAATCTCTGCTGGTCCAGCACAGACTGGGAGACAAGGACTCTCCCGTCACCTGCACAGCCATGAACCCCGTTAGCAACAGCTCGGCAAGCGCCTCCCCCAAGGCGGCCTGTGAAGGTGACGCtcgctccatccctccccctcgAGCGCATGCCGC